A genomic stretch from Spodoptera frugiperda isolate SF20-4 chromosome 14, AGI-APGP_CSIRO_Sfru_2.0, whole genome shotgun sequence includes:
- the LOC118279330 gene encoding facilitated trehalose transporter Tret1-like translates to MNLSPLARQFLVAGSTHLAALSAGGVVAYPSVLLEQLKSNDTIIQIDLHKGSWIGSIHGIAGLPSIFLPFIMQHQGRRFAFILSCLVIIIGWIITYLAQNITTLIIGESFHGLGTNSLITTSFLSITEMVSPVYRNTCLLLYGAVQAFGISFVGILGRYLHWKTLGIIMCCPVIIAVLIGFSWPESPSWLAYKRRFGECEKCFVKLRGTDPESRKEMKTLLDTKTENVEQTTAVQDLRKTIISRDFYVPAFHTCILINVAYWCGGVPVIIYGADMITKISGSMNTKAKLFMDIAFSVGYMIASVLVRYISSKKVMLYSLTGATICMAGAAIFSYFSHIFALYFLMAFQVLLSLGSSSIGFSLSSEIMPVKYRGIGGSLYVILVCLLHSSCLKAYPYLCIFLNIWGVFLIYAIYGTFSIVFIWKYVPDTKNRTLKEIEDYYACGYFKKWDDDDETVNRPMIKCDSN, encoded by the exons ATGAATTTATCACCTTTAGCTAGACAA TTTCTAGTGGCTGGTTCAACACATTTGGCAGCCTTATCAGCTGGGGGCGTCGTAGCATACCCGAGCGTATTGCTTGAACAACTGAAGTCCAATGACACGATCATACAAATTGATTTACACAAAGGATCATGGATCG GATCAATCCACGGCATCGCAGGGTTACCGAGCATCTTTCTACCTTTCATCATGCAACACCAAGGCAGAAGATTCGCCTTCATCCTGAGCTGCCTAGTCATCATCATTGGCTGGATCATCACGTACTTAGCACAAAACATCACGACTTTAATCATCGGTGAATCTTTCCACGGCTTAGGAACTAATAGTCTTATAACTACATCATTTTTGAGTATCACCGAAATGGTTTCTCCCGTCTATAGAAACACATGTCTCTTACTCTACGGCGCTGTTCAAGCCTTCGGCATATCTTTTGTAGGGATTTTGGGCAGATACCTTCATTGGAAGACATTAGGAATCATCATGTGCTGTCCTGTCATTATAGCCGTTCTGATTGGCTTTTCCTGGCCAGAATCTCCTTCCTGGTTGGCTTATAAAAGAAGGTTTGGAGAATGTGAAAAGTGTTTCGTAAAACTGAGAGGCACTGATCCAGAATCCAGAAAAGAAATGAAAACTTTACTTGATACCAAAACGGAGAATGTTGAACAGACTACTGCAGTCCAAGATTTGAGAAAGACTATAATCAGTAGAGATTTCTACGTACCAGCTTTTCATACTTGTATTTTGATAAATGTTGCGTACTGGTGTGGGGGTGTGCCCGTCATCATATACGGAGCAGATATGATAACTAAAATATCGGGATCAATGAATACGAAAGCAAAACTGTTTATGGATATCGCTTTCTCTGTTGGCTATATGATTGCCTCGGTCTTAGTCCGTTACATTAGCAGTAAGAAGGTGATGTTATACAGCCTTACCGGCGCTACTATTTGTATGGCCGGGGCTGCTATTTTTTCCTACTTTAGTCACATATTTGCTTTATACTTTCTGATGGCTTTCCAAGTCTTGTTAAGCTTAGGCTCTAGTAGCATTGGTTTCTCTTTATCTAGTGAAATAATGCCAGTAAAATATAGAGGGATTGGTGGCAGTTTGTATGTAATTCTAGTTTGTCTTCTTCATTCTTCATGCTTAAAGGCATATCcttatttatgtatattccTTAATATATGGGGTGTATTTCTTATATACGCGATTTATGGGACGTTTTccattgtttttatatggaaatatgttCCTGATACTAAGAATAGGACGTTGAAAGAAATTGAAGATTATTATGCTTGTGGATATTTTAAGAAatgggatgatgatgatgagactGTGAATAGGCCTATGATTAAATGTGATAGTAATTAG
- the LOC118279125 gene encoding facilitated trehalose transporter Tret1-like: protein MVFSPFVKQMFVATTTQLVAVSMGASLGYPVVLIQQFQSYETNIKTDLDTITWIASMHGVAGIGATLMPTLMQWKGRKYTFIGSTLLLLLGWLLAFVAQDTLTVLLSAIFHGLSSNCITIVNLVTVSEMLAPRYRSASMVLLNINQTIGQVIVAALGSIFNWQIVALIMCGPAVVALLMSFLWPESPSWLAFKGRFEESEKAFVWLRGSNDDANKELKAMLAAQKESRVKVSKKTKLQEAWTAMKRRDFYIPSLYMFLILLNFYISGALPLFIYSKDILEMATGASEIAVFGYLVMVSTLFIGSLISLILIRYFKTKTVLSCCVGCILSLFSCSLVSYLQSNGIVRRDSYLFLYPYLGYMVFNNSGFNPITFALPIDLMPVKHRGMGGALFNVLTCLLYVVTVKPFLYIVASFSLSGTLFFFATSCLLCTVLIWIYVPETKGRTLQEIEDYYNYGSFDRFRFTDDVEVKMPIVKGDVVE from the exons ATGGTCTTCTCACCTTTTGTGAAACAG ATGTTTGTGGCCACAACAACACAACTCGTTGCAGTGTCCATGGGCGCATCATTAGGCTACCCTGTCGTCTTGATACAGCAATTCCAATCTTATGAGACCAACATAAAGACTGATTTAGATACTATCACCTGGATTG CATCAATGCATGGAGTAGCCGGTATCGGAGCCACGCTAATGCCAACCTTAATGCAATGGAAAGGAAGAAAATATACATTCATTGGAAGCACTCTACTTCTTCTACTAGGCTGGTTACTAGCATTCGTAGCACAAGACACTTTAACCGTTCTTCTCTCAGCAATATTCCACGGACTATCAAGCAACTGCATTACAATTGTGAACCTTGTGACCGTCAGTGAAATGCTGGCTCCTAGATACAGGTCAGCTTCAATGGTTCTATTAAACATCAATCAAACTATCGGTCAGGTCATTGTTGCTGCATTAGGGTCTATTTTCAATTGGCAGATTGTCGCTTTGATTATGTGTGGGCCAGCTGTAGTTGCGTTGTTAATGTCTTTTCTATGGCCCGAGTCACCTTCTTGGTTGGCGTTTAAAGGGAGATTTGAAGAGAGTGAGAAAGCTTTTGTTTGGTTGAGAGGCAGCAATGATGACgcaaataaagaattgaaaGCAATGTTAGCAGCTCAGAAGGAATCGAGAGTAAAAGTTTCAAAGAAGACTAAATTACAAGAAGCATGGACAGCAATGAAGAGAAGAGATTTCTATATACCAAGCCTTTACATGTTTTTGATTTTACTCAATTTCTATATCAGTGGCGCCttgcctttatttatttatagcaaagATATCTTAGAAATGGCAACGGGAGCTTCAGAAATAGCTGTTTTCGGTTACTTAGTAATGGTGTCAACGTTGTTCATTGGATCATTGATCTCTTTAATACTGATAAGATATTTTAAGACCAAAACTGTGTTATCTTGCTGCGTAGGTTGTATTTTGAGCTTATTCTCCTGTTCTTTAGTGTCATATTTGCAAAGCAATGGGATTGTAAGGCGTGATTCGTATTTGTTTCTTTATCCATATTTAGGTTATATGGTGTTTAATAATTCTGGTTTTAATCCTATTACTTTTGCTTTGCCTATAGATTTGATGCCTGTTAAGCATAGGGGTATGGGCGGCGCATTATTTAATGTGTTAACCTGTTTATTGTACGTAGTTACAGTGAAACCATTTCTCTATATAGTTGCAAGTTTTAGTTTATCAGGAACCTTATTTTTCTTTGCTACGTCTTGTCTGTTATGCACTGTCTTAATTTGGATTTATGTACCAGAAACTAAGGGTAGGACTTTGCAAGAGATagaagattattataattatgggtCGTTTGATAGATTTAGGTTTACTGATGATGTTGAAGTTAAGATGCCTATTGTTAAAGGTGATGTGGTGGAGTAG